A window of the Malaclemys terrapin pileata isolate rMalTer1 chromosome 6, rMalTer1.hap1, whole genome shotgun sequence genome harbors these coding sequences:
- the TYRP1 gene encoding 5,6-dihydroxyindole-2-carboxylic acid oxidase: MQHSMLLCFFLPLLLTLLSQARAQFPRQCATVDALRSGECCPDFSPVFGPGTDRCGSSSGRGQCVPVIADSRPHGPQYMHDGQDDREQWPLRFFNRTCSCNGNFSGYDCGSCRPGWSGAACNQQIRTVRRNLLDLSAKERNDFVNALHQAKATIHPDIVIATRRHEEILGPDGNTPQFENVSIYNYFVWSHYYSVRKTFLGAGQQSFGGVDFSHEGPAFLTWHRYHLLQLERDMQEMLQDPSFALPYWNFATGGNTCDICTDDLMGARSNFDVSLISQNSIFSQWRVLCENLEDYDTLGTICNSTEGGPIRRNPAGNVARPMVQRLPEPQDVALCLEVGLFDTPPFYSNSTDSFRNTVEGYSDPSGKYDPAVRSLHNLAHLFLNGTGGQTHLSPNDPIFVFLHTFTDALFDEWLRRHNPDISIYPLENAPIGHNRQYNMVPFWPPVTNNEMFVTAPENLGYSYDVQWPSRALQVTEIITIAIVTALILVAIIFAGATCIVHARKNKDELHQPLLTDQYERYSDDYDSIPTPSQSMV; this comes from the exons ATGCAGCATTCCATGCTGTTGTGCTTCTTCTTGCCACTGCTCCTTACCCTGCTCAGCCAAGCAAGAGCTCAGTTCCCCCGCCAATGTGCTACGGTTGATGCCTTGAGAAGTGGCGAGTGTTGTCCGGATTTTTCTCCGGTGTTCGGGCCTGGTACTGATCGCTGTGGTTCATCTTCAGGAAGGGGTCAGTGTGTACCAGTGATAGCAGACTCACGGCCCCATGGCCCACAGTACATGCATGATGGCCAAGATGACCGCGAACAGTGGCCCTTACGCTTCTTCAACCGAACCTGCAGCTGCAATGGTAACTTCTCTGGCTATGACTGTGGGTCCTGCCGACCTGGCTGGAGTGGAGCTGCCTGTAACCAGCAGATCCGCACAG TTAGGAGGAACCTTCTGGACCTGAGTGCGAAGGAAAGGAATGATTTTGTCAATGCCTTACACCAAGCCAAGGCTACAATACATCCTGATATTGTCATAGCCACCAGGAGACATGAGGAGATATTGGGACCTGATGGCAACACACCACAATTTGAAAATGTGTCCATTTATAACTACTTTGTATGGTCCCATTATTACTCTGTCAGAAAGACTTTCCTTGGTGCAGGGCAGCAAAGTTTTGGAGGAGTGGATTTCTCTCATGAAGGACCAGCCTTTCTCACTTGGCATAGGTATCATCTACTGCAACTGGAGAGAGACATGCAG GAGATGCTACAGGATCCCTCTTTTGCACTTCCCTATTGGAATTTTGCTACTGGTGGAAACACCTGTGATATTTGCACAGATGACTTGATGGGCGCTCGAAGCAATTTTGATGTCTCTCTTATAAGTCAGAACTCCATTTTCTCCCAGTGGCGTGTGCTCTGTGAAAACCTAGAAGACTATGATACCTTGGGAACCATTTGTAACA gcacagaaggtggtccaattcGAAGGAATCCTGCTGGAAATGTTGCCAGGCCAATGGTTCAGCGTCTCCCAGAACCACAGGATGTTGCTCTTTGTTTAGAAGTTGGTTTGTTTGATACTCCTCCTTTCTATTCCAATTCAACAGACAGTTTCCGTAATACAGTAGAAG GATACAGCGATCCTTCAGGGAAGTATGATCCGGCAGTTCGCAGCCTTCATAATTTGGCTCATCTGTTTTTGAATGGAACAGGAGGACAAACTCATTTATCTCCAAACGACCCTATTTTTGTCTTCTTGCACACATTTACTGACGCTCTTTTTGATGAATGGCTGAGGAGACATAATCCTG ATATTTCAATATACCCACTGGAGAATGCCCCTATTGGACATAACCGGCAGTATAACATGGTGCCATTCTGGCCCCCAGTTACCAATAATGAGATGTTTGTTACTGCACCAGAAAACCTGGGATACAGTTATGACGTTCAATGGCCAA GCCGGGCTCTGCAGGTCACAGAGATCATAACTATTGCAATAGTGACTGCATTGATTCTGGTTGCAATTATTTTTGCTGGTGCTACATGTATTGTGCACGCTAGGAAAAACAAGGATGAATTGCATCAGCCTCTTCTCACTGACCAGTATGAGCGGTATTCAGATGATTATGATAGCATACCAACCCCAAGCCAGTCTATGGTTTGA